The genomic interval CGAGCTGGGCGATGTCCTGCACCAGCGTCTCCGGGTCGAAGATGCGGATGACCACCTTCTCGCCGAAGGCCGTGGGCAACGTGCTGACGCGCAGCTCCACCTCGCGCCCGTCCCGCTCCGTCTTGATGCGGCCGTCCTGCGCCTTGCGCTTCTCCGAGATGTCGATGCGCGAGAGCATCTTCACACGCGAGACGATGGGCGCATGCACCTGCGCCGGCAGCGAGTACACCGGGTGCAGCACCCCGTCGATGCGCAGACGGACCTGGCTGGTGGACCGCTTGGGCTCGATGTGGATATCCGAGGCGCGGTTGTCGAACGCGTAGCGCAGCAGGTAGTCCACCGCCTGGACCACCGGGCGATCCGACGCCTCCAGCTCCTGCGTCCCGCTGAGCGAGACGAGCTGTTCGAAGTTGGAGATCTGCTGCGCGTTCGCCGCGCCGCCGAAGTCATCCGCCGCGCGCGCCAGCGTCTTCTTGAAGCCGTAGATGTCCGTGATGGCCTTGAGGATGTCCGCCTTCGCGCTCAGCACCGGCTCCACGGGAAGCCCCGTGAGGCGGTGGAAGCTCTCGAACAACTCCCGGTCGAACGGGTTGGCCACCGCGACCACCAGGCGCCCCTGCGCGGAGCGCTCCAGTGGAAGCAGGACGTGCTTCTGCGCGTAGGGCCGGGACACGGTGCGGGTGGCCAGCGCCATGTCCAGCTTGAGCGGGTCGATCTTCCGATAGGCCAGCCCGGATGCGCGGGCGGCGGCTTCCGTGACGCGGTCCTCGTCCAGCAGCCCCCGGCCATTGGCCAGGGGAATCTGGAAGGCGGCGACCACCTCCACCGGCGACACGTCGTACCGCGCGGCATCCTTGCCGCCCGAGGCCGTCTGCGCCTTGAGGACCCGCGCGCGCGCGGCGGCCTCCTTCGAGAGGACCTCCTGGGCCTGCTGGGGCGTCAGCAGCCCTTGCCCCACGAGCGCTTCGAGGACGAACAGGGTGGTGAAATCAACCCGGCTCCTCACTGGCGACGGGCTCGGTCCGCTCACTGCTTGTGCCAATTTCGTCTCCTCCCAGCCAAGAGCAACAGCAGGACCAATCCCCCCAGGAACGCCGCCGACACAGGCGAGCCCTGGCAACCACAGCCGCCTGACTCACCCTTGGGGGTTTGAGGGCCCGCATCTGGCGGCGGGGGAGGAGTCCCGGCGTCGTTGCACAACACGCAGCCTCCCGCGTCCGGCCGCGCTTTCGGATCGTAACAGGTCCCCGCATTCCCACAGCGCATGGACGGTCCGCAGTCCTGGTCAGACTGGCAGACAGGGTGGCAAGCAGGAGTCCCCTGCTCCGTCGTGCCGCACCGGAGCGTGGACGCACACGTGCTCGCCGAGCAGTACTTCACGCACGCTCGCTCCCCATCCTTGTTCACCACCTGGCAGCTCGTCCCACCCGGGCAGGCACATGACGCCACCGAGCACGGCTGAGCGCAGACGCCCTGGGGGTTGCCCTCCGCGAAGAGGCAGTACTGCAAGGGCCCACACTCCGCGTCGGCCGTGCACGCATCCCCCACCTGCTTCGCCGAGGTCCTCTTCGGCACACAGACGCGGTCGCACGTCCTGCATACGGAGTTGCTGTCGCAATCCAGGTCACCAAAGCAACCGGGGACACAGACGTTGCCTTCGGTCCGGGACTCACACGTGTAGCCAGGACGGCAATCGTTTCCACCGGGCTCGCAGGTCTTCAAGCAGATGGCGCCCTGCCCCGGCATGTTGGCGCACTCCGCCCCCGCAGGACACGAGCCCGGCCCCTTGCAGACCTCCGTGCAGTACCCCATGTCCCAGCGGTCGAAGTCGCCATTGCCCGACGGAGTGGCCACGGGCGGGATGCAGGTGCCGTTGGTGTTGCCGCACGCCCGAGGCCCTGGAGTGCACTCGCGCCCCACCGGAGTCACACCGTCCGGCAACGCGGGAAGACAGGCCTGGGTGGAACCGGAGACCAGCGTGGAGGCACGGCACACATAGGGCGGCGGGCACTCGCCGCTGGTGGTGCCCGCACACCCCTTCGCGCAGACCTTGAGGTCCTTGCCCGACACAGTGGACGGCACGGTGACACACGTCAGCCCGCTGCCACACGCCGAGGTGTCACAGGGCGAACCCACCGCCCCCGTCTTCGGATAGAAGCGGCACAGCGCGGTCGTGTCGTAGCTGGCGAGCGTCCTTCGGCTCTCCCCTTCTGGCAGGTGGAAGAACATCACCGCGCCGAGCGCCTCGTAGGTGTCGCCCAATCCCAGGCAGTG from Myxococcus stipitatus carries:
- a CDS encoding GspE/PulE family protein, whose amino-acid sequence is MAQAVSGPSPSPVRSRVDFTTLFVLEALVGQGLLTPQQAQEVLSKEAAARARVLKAQTASGGKDAARYDVSPVEVVAAFQIPLANGRGLLDEDRVTEAAARASGLAYRKIDPLKLDMALATRTVSRPYAQKHVLLPLERSAQGRLVVAVANPFDRELFESFHRLTGLPVEPVLSAKADILKAITDIYGFKKTLARAADDFGGAANAQQISNFEQLVSLSGTQELEASDRPVVQAVDYLLRYAFDNRASDIHIEPKRSTSQVRLRIDGVLHPVYSLPAQVHAPIVSRVKMLSRIDISEKRKAQDGRIKTERDGREVELRVSTLPTAFGEKVVIRIFDPETLVQDIAQLGFEPDEKGSFESWIDQPHGLILVTGPTGSGKTTTLYSALKALAGPDVNVTTIEDPIEMVWDAFNQVQVQPKVGLDFAGALRHILRQDPDVIMVGEIRDTETAENAIQSALTGHLVLSTLHTNDALGAVARMRDLGVPSFLLAQSLLGVMAQRLLRRVCSHCAEEASLTPDELLALQAPLPLLPGGVRVLKGAGCVRCRGTGYVGRTGVFEIVTTNGELREHIARESPYEKLVEIARRGGMRTLREAAVRKLAQGLTAFDEVVRMTSA
- a CDS encoding adhesin, producing MIRSAQRVAVVLGLVLAATAAAQQETEYKDLGHRVLSTPADPFVFYVDGRSSLPAGNDLARVVDASRAAFQAWQGVSCAWPVFSFPPDAGVATTGSPMPDVSDPTDRFNVVPVWVTDKDKDPRYKDVLRGGDRPAAAQALAFAGYVYQCDIFLNAVDYRWSTQTPTPAGHLDIQSTLMHEIGHCLGLGDTYEALGAVMFFHLPEGESRRTLASYDTTALCRFYPKTGAVGSPCDTSACGSGLTCVTVPSTVSGKDLKVCAKGCAGTTSGECPPPYVCRASTLVSGSTQACLPALPDGVTPVGRECTPGPRACGNTNGTCIPPVATPSGNGDFDRWDMGYCTEVCKGPGSCPAGAECANMPGQGAICLKTCEPGGNDCRPGYTCESRTEGNVCVPGCFGDLDCDSNSVCRTCDRVCVPKRTSAKQVGDACTADAECGPLQYCLFAEGNPQGVCAQPCSVASCACPGGTSCQVVNKDGERACVKYCSASTCASTLRCGTTEQGTPACHPVCQSDQDCGPSMRCGNAGTCYDPKARPDAGGCVLCNDAGTPPPPPDAGPQTPKGESGGCGCQGSPVSAAFLGGLVLLLLLAGRRRNWHKQ